The Rhizobium brockwellii genomic interval CATGAACTGGTATCTGACTTTGGACGTCGTCGGGCAGAATGCCGGCCCTCTTCTGCTCGCTTTGTCCGTACTGGCGGGTCTTGCACAGTTTGCCTTGGCGGGTTCAGTGCCCTGGTGGACGATAGGAACGATTGGATCATTGACACTGATACGATGCGGCGTAGCTGCTTATCGTGCCAGGCAGCTTAGATTTGTTGGCTTCTCGCTGCACACGCTTGTGAACGTCTTTCTATTACTTCCTGTGAAAGCTTATGCGCTCTGTACGTTGTCCAACAGTGATTGGCTGTCGCGCGGCTCCGGAGTCAACGCTTCAGGTGCCGTTCTAAAGCAGAAGGCCTCCGAAACTCCAATGCTTGCGGCCCCTGAAGCTACTTTCAGCGGCGAATGATCGCTGTGTCGCCGCATCTTGCAAACCTCAGGAATCACATGAACGGTCAATCGGATCTACAGGCAGCTGTGGCTGAGACGCTCCGCCGACAAGGCAACCTACCATGCATTTCGATTTCAGAAGCAATCGCTCCCCAAGTAGGAGCGATATCTTCTATTGCGATCGAACTCGTCGGCGTTACCAAATCATATCGTGGGAAGGCCGTGGTTGACGGATTGTCTTTCAACATTGGGTCAGGAGAATGCTTTGGCCTATTAGGCCCAAACGGCGCCGGAAAAAGCACAATCAGCCGTATGATTCTCGGGATGACGTCGCCCGATGCGGGCAATATTTCGGTGCTCGGAGTGCAGGTACCCCGGCAGGCTCGCTCGGCGCGCGCCCGTATCGGTGTCGTTTCTCAGTTCGACAATCTCGACATGGAGTTCACCGTTAGAGAAAACCTGTTTGTCTACGGCCGGTACTTCCGCATGAAACGGCGGGAGATCGAAGCGATCGTGCCCTCGCTGCTGGAATTTGCGCGGCTTGAAAACAAGGCAGATACAAGGGTGGCCGATCTTTCTGGAGGCATGAAGCGGCGCCTATCATTGGCGCGCGCGCTGATCAATGACCCGCAGATCCTCATACTAGATGAACCGACCACCGGCCTCGACCCGCACGCACGCCACCTGATCTGGGAGCGTTTGCGATCGCTGTTGGCGCAAGGCAAGACGATCCTTTTGACGACCCACATCATGGAAGAGGCAGAACGCTTATGTGACCGGCTGTGCGTGCTCGAAGGTGGAGTTAAGATAGCCGAAGGTCGCCCCTTTGACCTGATAAAGGAGCAGATCGGCTGCCCCGTCATCGAGATCTATGGCGGAGACCCGCAGGAGATTAGCCTTTTGATCAAGCCGAACGCACGGCGCATCGAAATCAGTGGCGAGACCCTGTTCTGCTACACCCCCGACCCAGAACAAGTTCGGGCGCGACTGCGCGGACACTGGGGTCTGCGCCTCCTGGAGCGGCCGCCAAACTTGGAGGACGTCTTCTTGCGGTTAACCGGACGCGAGATGGGGAAGTACCAATGAGTGGAGATTCCGTAACGGCATTGCCGGGCGGCAGCTTGAACTGGATTGCTGTCTGGCGTCGAAATTACCTTGCATGGAAAAAGGCGGCGCTGGCGTCGCTTCTGGGTCATTTGGCCGAACCTTTGATCTACCTTTTTGGCCTTGGCGCTGGCTTGGGCGTGATGGTGGGCCGCGTTGGGGGCGTTTCCTATACTGCTTTCCTGGCAGCTGGAATGGTCGCGACAAGTGCGATGACGGCTGCAACGTTTGAGACGATTTACGCAGCTTTCGGCCGGATGGAGGGTCAGCGCACTTGGGAAGCGATGCTCTACACACAGCTGAGGCTAGGCGATATTGTTCTCGGTGAGATGGCTTGGGCGGCGACGAAGGCCGCTTTGGCGGGTGCCGGCATAGGCGTGGTCGCCGCCGCTCTAGGATACACGCAGTGGCTGTCGCTGCTATATGCGCTTCCGGTCATCGCGCTGACGGGTTTGGCCTTTGCAAGCCTTGGGATGGTCGTCACAGCCCTTGCTCCGAGCTATGATTATTTCATCTTTTATCAGACGCTTGTTATCACACCTATATTGTTCCTCTCGGGTGCCGTCTTTCCAGTCGATCAACTGCCAATTGTCTTCCAGACGGCTGCGCGATTTCTTCCTCTGTCGCATTCGATCGACCTCATACGTCCGATAATGCTCGGTCACCCCGTGGTGGATGTCTGCCTGCACGTCGGCGCACTTTGCATCTACATCGTCATCCCATTCTTTTTATCGACAGCCTTGCTGCGGCGCCGACTATTGCGCTGAAGATCATTAATGCGCGCAGGCCGACTGGGATCCGTCGTTTTGGCTTTTCTGCCAGGCAAGCCCCTTGCTTCTGATCCGGGAGGTGCTCACTAGGCTCAGGACCTATCAAATCGCTTGCATCGGCCTCCCTTCCTTTACTGATCAGAATGAAAAGGAGACGCTGCGAGCCTATTGTAAGCGCGATTTTCCATGCGCATTGACGGCTGCGGCACCGCTGAAGCGCACTCGTACCGGGAGAGATACGCGGCTCTGTCGGGCCGCAGAGGTTTTGGAGAAGTTGAACGGTAGCAAGTCGCCGACGTCGGCCTCTTCGCCTCGCTGTGGCAACCCGGTGAGCACATCGCGCAGCCAAGTGAGTGGATCGACGCCACAGGCGCGGCAAGTCGGCATCAAACTATAGATCACTGGCTCGCCTTGGCTCCGTCAGCGGTGTCGGGCACACATATTACTGACCGGCGAATATCTCTGGCTGAAGGGAGCAAAGGCTTAGAGTGTCATTTCCGCCCCCAGCCGGAACCAACCCCTTTTATCGGATCGACATGCGGTAGCAGTGCTCTATCATCCGTCCCCTAAGGTTAAGATCGGTCATGCCAAATCTATCGACGTAGCCCAGCCCCAGGGCGAGTATTCCCTGCCCGGCGACGTTGCCCGGGTTATGGCTGTAGTGAGCTACGGCCATTTCCTCTTCCTTCGTATAAGTGGCAGGGCCTTGCAGCAGAGAGACAATCGACTGGCCTCGGGCATTCAGCAATCCGGCTTCGCTTGCCAATCCGAGTTCAACCAATTTGGCTTTTGTCTCTTTGAAGGTTGACGGCGTCGTCTTTTGAAAATGTTCAAGCACGGCCTTAACTTCTTCGTCGGTGAAATTGGCATGCTCCATGGAATGATCCTCTCAAAACAGGAAATCCGTAAAACCCTGTATAGAACCAGGGATATACCCGTGTCTCCTCCGAAAGCCAGACCCTGGCTGCCCAGCTCGAGGCACTCCAACAACGTGACCTGTTGGCTTAGGCCGCAGAGGTTTTGGAGAGGTTGAACGGCAGCAGGTCGCCGATGTCGGCCGCTTCTTCGCGCTGCGGCAACTCAGTGAGCACGTGGCGCAGCCAGGTGAGCGGGTCGACGCCACAGGCGCGGCAGGTCAGCATCAAACTGTAGATCACGGCGCTGGCCTTGGCTCCGTCAGCGGTGTCGCTGAACAGCCACGATTTCCTGCCGGTGGCAAAAACTCTGATCTCGCGTTCCAGAATGTTGTTATCGATCGGCATCCTGCCGTCGCTGGTATAGCGCGTTAGATAATCCCATTGGTTCAGGGTGTAGGACACTGCATCACCGAGCTTGGTATCCGGCACGACCTTCGGCGCGATATTGTCGAGCCAAGTCTTCAGAGCGTTCAGGACAGGCAAGCTGTGTTGTTGCCGGAAGCGGCGAATGCAGTCTGCTTTCGTCTCGCCGGCATCTGGGGTTTTGTCTCTTGCCTGCTTTTCGATCCGGTAGAGCTGCTCGAAGAACCGGAGTGCCTGTTCCGGCGGTCCGCCTCCGTTCTTCCTGGTTTTGAGAGCCTCGACGAAGCGCCGCCGTGAATGGGCGATGCATCCGACATGGGTTGCGCCATGTAATGTGCGCCAGGCGGTGTAGCCATCGGTCACCAATATGCCGCGGTAGTCACCGAGAAAGGCCTGCGGGTGGACCTGGCCGCGGCCCGGTTGATAATCGAGAAGCACGATTGGCTCCTCACTATTCTCGCCGCTGCGATATGCCCACATGTACGACGTGCTGGTGGCTTCCTTGTCCTTTTCCTTCAGCACTTGAACTGTCGTCTCGTCACCATGAATGAGAGGCTGCGACTGAAGCCGCAATCTCAGCGCATCGTAGATGCGATGCAGGTGCCTCTCGCTCGAGCCGATCACCCAGTGCGCGAGAGCGCCCCGGCTGATCGGAACACCGGCCCGTTCGAATGTTTGCGCCACGCGGTAGAGCGGCGTGCCGTCGACGTATTTGTGGACGAGTGTGAAGGCCAGTGTCGAGGCAGTGGCAATGCTGCCCGGCAAGGGCTGCGGCGGCATCGGTGCGATCACCACAGGCGTGTTGATCCCGGTGCGGTCGCAATGGCGGCAGGCGTATTTGAACCGCACATTCTGCAGAACCTTTGCCTTGACCTCGATATGGAGCTGTTCGCTAACGGCCTCGCCCATGCGATGCATTTGACTGTCGCAGCAAGGGCAAGTTTTTTGATCGTCGGGTAGATCGTATTCGACACGCTCGCCCGGCAGGTCTTCCGGCAGAGGTCTGCGGCCCCGCTTTTTACGCGCGGCGCTATCGACTGCTGGCAGGCCTGTATCCGTAAGATCGGCGACGTCGTCGCCATAATCACGATCATCCTCGTCTGCGGCCTCTTCGGCCTCGTTGAAGATGCGATCGATGTGCTTTTCGCTGCGGGGGGCAAAACGATGGAGCTTTGCGAGTACCAGCTCTTCTTCCAGCTTGGCGACCCGCTGCGAGAGCGCTTCCTTCTCGGCTTTGAGCGCGGCGATTTCGGCGGCACTTGCCGCCAACTGCGCCATCAGCTCTGCAACATCAGGTTCGCCGGTTTGGGTCATCCCAGTTTTGAATCTGAACCGCGTCGCCGCGTCAACAGATCAACACGCCACCTCAGCCGGCAATCTGATATTGCCGCACAGGATGACGGATCATCGCATCGATATCGATCCCGTCGAGAATCCAGTGCAGCTGCTCGGTCGTCAGTGTGACCACCGGCACCTCTCGGCGCGGCCATCGGAACTTGTCTTCGGTTAACCGCTTCAGGACCAGCACGAACCCGGACCGATCAAAGAACAGCAGCTTCACCCGGTCACGCCGACGGTTGCAGAAGGCAAACACTGCAGGAGCAAACGGGTCCAGCGCCATCGTCTCCTGGACCAGGACCGCAAGGCTGTTGATGCCCGCCCGGAAGTCGATCGGTTCGCGGTGCAGGTAGACTTGAAGATCAGCGCCAAGCTTAAACATGACCCAGAGCTCCGATTATTGCCGTCAATGCGTTGAGATCGCTGCACTCCAGCGTCAATCTCACACCATTCGGCAGTGACGCACTCACCTTTGCTGGAGAGGTCAGGGGGCCGCTTCTCTCCGTCGTCGGCAATCGCTCTTCGCGATCCGTGGCAGGCATCTCAATGTCGAACTCGCTGCTCGGGGCGGCGATCTGAACGGGAATAAACGCAGATGACGAAGACGGCGATAATGGATGGGCCTGGGTGTGTTTCCTGATCCATTTCCAAACGAGGTTCGCGTTGACCCCGTGTACTCGCGCAAGTTTCGATACTGATGCGCCGGGTTCAAGGCATGCCGCAACTAGGCGATCTTTCGAACCTGGATCGAAGCGGCGCCTTCCATTCCGACCAACCAGCCGCACGGCGAGTTTTTGACCTTCATCCATAACTTGGTGTCCACCTCTTTTAGGTGGACACCTCATGCCAAAGCTCACTCAACTACAGAAGGTGCGGTGAAATTCGCGGTTACAGCCTATTGCGTAGCCGTGCCCCGATATTTCCGGAAAAGTCGAACGACGCGCCCGATCTTTGACGGTTGGTTGGCGTCGGACGTATCGAGCTGCAAGGTCACAATAGGAGGTTCGGAGAAGGGATCGCACTCGATAGCCACGTTAACGGCGCCTAACATGTCAGCGCCGGCCCTGAAGGCGCCCAGCGCGTACGCACAACCCGAGCCTATCGCGATGAAGTCGGCCTCGATCGGGCCGGAAGGATAAATGCTGTTGTTGAAGAAAAATCTCGAGCCATCGACCTTTACCAGGAGCGCCTCAAAATCGGGCTCGTTCGTGCCAAACGCTTCCTTGCTCATGCCCCCCGTCACCCACTGCGTGACGAATTCATTCATACCGGGAACGGTGGACGAGACGCCGAGCAGCGAGCCTTTGTATTTCCCTGCCTCGATCCGGTGAATCTTCCTCTTGGCGCCGATCGGATGGCTGCTGCCGGAGAAGGCGCGGCTGTCAGAGGCCATTCTCCGAATCTTGGCGTCGTAGACGATGGTGGTCATACACCGAGCCCTCACTTGATGCGCTTCGGGCGCCTGATGGTGTTCGTAACCGACTGAAACCGGACCTGTGCCGAGTCAGGCACTTGCTTTATGCAAGCCGCGATATTCATGTGTTCCCGGGCTGCAAGCGAATGCTGTCTTGGTGTCTCGGGTTGTTCATGCGCGAAATGAAAAACGTAATCGTAAGATTGGGCATGTTTATCCTCCACGTGAACCAATGCCGTTATTTCACAAGATGGCTGCGCCAGCCGTTCCCTTCGCACATCGGCAGCCGCCGCTGTCGAAAGTCCGATGTTCGGTCCGCCCGTGTCAGTCCTGATCATTGCTTCCTCGCCTCGACTGTGATGGGTAAGCGGGTGCTCTGCGCTAGGTCGGGGAGGGCGAGGAGCCATCCGTTCCTTAGCAATACAAAGCCGCCCCACAAGTCATGACTCTCCACCGCAACAACCGGCTCCTCGACATCCTTTTTGGACATATAGATCGACAAGCCGGCCCCATTTCTCCGGATCATTGCTTTCATTTACTGTACCTCGTTTTACACGTGCTCCATTTCGCACCCGTTGGAACCGACGATGCTGCCACGCTCAACCACCTCATTGTTCCATGGGTTGCTGTCGAGGAGGATGCCCGCCTGCGCCAAAATGCTTTCGCAGGCGGGCCCCTTTTGCTTTCGTTTAGTACGGCTGCTCAGGCAGGAACGCAGGTGTTCGGCATGGGGCAAATGGCTCTGCATTTGGGCGCGTCAAACTCAATCCTGCACTCGGTGCATATTTTAGGATCGACCACGAATCTGTCAGTTTTGAAACTGATTGCGCCTGAGGGGCACTCAAATTCGCATGCGCCGCATTGGGTGCATTGTGAGGCGATGATTTTGAAGGCCATGATTCAGCTCCTCTGGTTTAGTCAAAGCGTGTGTCAAGTCGCGGCTGCTAAAGCGTCGTCGTGAAGCACCGCGCTATAATGAGCGTCGATTGCCTGCTCGATGTAGGAGCCGCCATAAGCGCCCGTTGCTCGAACACCTCGGCGTGCGAGTTTATTCGTAGGGCCCTTGCCGATCTGAGAACAAATCAGCAAATCTAAGCCTTCGAGCGCATTGATGATACTGTTGAGAGTAGCCTCCTCCCCCCATCCACCAAGGCAGTACGGGTCGATCTTCAGGTGACCAATCAATCCGATGCCTTTTTGACAGACTGAGAAAATTTGTAGTTCCTGCGCGTGACCGAAATGTTCATTGACCCGGCCTCCACCTTTGGTGGTTACAGCAATAAGGAGAAGTTCGTCAGATGGACCTGAGACCGATGTGGCCGCGCCCCTTGCTTCCAATGTTTGGGCGCGTCGCTCGCGCTCGATCAACTTGCGATAGGCATTGCGCTTGCCACTGTCGTTGGTCGCTTCAGCTGGGAGTTGGGAAATCTTGAATTCGTTTGCGCGATCATCACTGAGCAGACCGACTGCATCGGCGCGGCACTGGCGGCAATGGCGCATCACCTTCGTGTCGCCTTCAAGCCGATCCCGGAGCGCGATTAGTTCGGAAGGTGTAGGGCAACGCTGATCGTTCATGCCATAGAAAGTGCCATGTGTAGGCTCTGAAATCAGGGGCATTACGTTGTGCATGAACGCACCCCTGTCCTTGACCCACTTGTTAACATCGATGAGATGCTCGTCGTTGACGCCTGGGATCATCACGGAATTGACCTTGATGAGGATGCCGCGTTCTGCCAGCATTTCGAGCCCCAACATTTGCCTCTCATGAAGGATCCTGGACGCGTCGATACCGTTGTAGCGGCGGCCGTCATAGAATATCCAGGGGTAGATCTTGGTCCCGATCTTCGGATCTACCATGTTGATGGTGATCGTCACGTGCCCGACATTCATGTCGACAAGCTCGTCGACATGTTCAGGAAGTGCGAGACCATTGGTCGAGATGCAAAGCTTGACGTCAGGGATTTCCCGGGCGATCGGTATGAGCGTCGCCTTTGTTTTCCTCCAATCGTAGCAGGCATCGCCTGGCCCGGCGATGCCCACCACCGAAAGCTGCGGCACTTCGTTGGCGACCGCCATGGCCCTGCGCAGCGCCTGGTCGGGAGTGAGCCTATGGGATGCTACTCCTGGCCTGCTTTCGTTGGCGCAGTCGTATTTTCGATTGCAGTAATTGCATTGGATATTGCAGGCTGGTGCGACCGCGAGATGCATCCGCGCGAAATAGAGATGCGCCTCCCGCGAGAAGCACGGGTGGTCTTTGATCTTTTCAATGATTGCTGGAGCCATACCATTCGGCTCTGAACTACCACGGGATGAAGACGCATGGTCACCGAACGTTGTTGCCCCCGGCTCGCGTGCGGCAGGTGCTGTGTTGGTGATCCTACACTTACTCATCCCTCTGGACATTACGAACTCCAATGACGCTTGAAAGCTCAGTTCCGCGAGCAAGAGCGATGCCAGTCTGAGAAACGTCACCCTGCCAGCTGGGTATGCTCTTCGTTGTCCGGTTTAGACCTCTTTGCTACAGGGTTTCGTCGGAGACACGACAGGGCCGCTTGGTAGACCTTGTCGGGTGGGGGAAACTAGAATTGCCGGGCGTCAGTTGGGCGCGACCTGCCGCAGCAGGTCTGCACCAATGACCTCCTTGACTAGAAGAGTTTTCGTTCGATCCCGTGCCGGCGCAGAGAGTAACCGACCTGTCGCGGCGTACGACCAAGGAGCCGCGCAGCTTTAGCCTGATTCCCTCCGGCCGTCGCCATCGCCTGTACCAACCGT includes:
- the nifT gene encoding putative nitrogen fixation protein NifT, producing MKAMIRRNGAGLSIYMSKKDVEEPVVAVESHDLWGGFVLLRNGWLLALPDLAQSTRLPITVEARKQ
- a CDS encoding 4Fe-4S binding protein; this translates as MAFKIIASQCTQCGACEFECPSGAISFKTDRFVVDPKICTECRIEFDAPKCRAICPMPNTCVPA
- the nodI gene encoding nodulation factor ABC transporter ATP-binding protein NodI, which translates into the protein MNGQSDLQAAVAETLRRQGNLPCISISEAIAPQVGAISSIAIELVGVTKSYRGKAVVDGLSFNIGSGECFGLLGPNGAGKSTISRMILGMTSPDAGNISVLGVQVPRQARSARARIGVVSQFDNLDMEFTVRENLFVYGRYFRMKRREIEAIVPSLLEFARLENKADTRVADLSGGMKRRLSLARALINDPQILILDEPTTGLDPHARHLIWERLRSLLAQGKTILLTTHIMEEAERLCDRLCVLEGGVKIAEGRPFDLIKEQIGCPVIEIYGGDPQEISLLIKPNARRIEISGETLFCYTPDPEQVRARLRGHWGLRLLERPPNLEDVFLRLTGREMGKYQ
- the tnpC gene encoding IS66 family transposase, which gives rise to MTQTGEPDVAELMAQLAASAAEIAALKAEKEALSQRVAKLEEELVLAKLHRFAPRSEKHIDRIFNEAEEAADEDDRDYGDDVADLTDTGLPAVDSAARKKRGRRPLPEDLPGERVEYDLPDDQKTCPCCDSQMHRMGEAVSEQLHIEVKAKVLQNVRFKYACRHCDRTGINTPVVIAPMPPQPLPGSIATASTLAFTLVHKYVDGTPLYRVAQTFERAGVPISRGALAHWVIGSSERHLHRIYDALRLRLQSQPLIHGDETTVQVLKEKDKEATSTSYMWAYRSGENSEEPIVLLDYQPGRGQVHPQAFLGDYRGILVTDGYTAWRTLHGATHVGCIAHSRRRFVEALKTRKNGGGPPEQALRFFEQLYRIEKQARDKTPDAGETKADCIRRFRQQHSLPVLNALKTWLDNIAPKVVPDTKLGDAVSYTLNQWDYLTRYTSDGRMPIDNNILEREIRVFATGRKSWLFSDTADGAKASAVIYSLMLTCRACGVDPLTWLRHVLTELPQREEAADIGDLLPFNLSKTSAA
- the tnpB gene encoding IS66 family insertion sequence element accessory protein TnpB (TnpB, as the term is used for proteins encoded by IS66 family insertion elements, is considered an accessory protein, since TnpC, encoded by a neighboring gene, is a DDE family transposase.), with amino-acid sequence MFKLGADLQVYLHREPIDFRAGINSLAVLVQETMALDPFAPAVFAFCNRRRDRVKLLFFDRSGFVLVLKRLTEDKFRWPRREVPVVTLTTEQLHWILDGIDIDAMIRHPVRQYQIAG
- the nifB gene encoding nitrogenase cofactor biosynthesis protein NifB — translated: MSRGMSKCRITNTAPAAREPGATTFGDHASSSRGSSEPNGMAPAIIEKIKDHPCFSREAHLYFARMHLAVAPACNIQCNYCNRKYDCANESRPGVASHRLTPDQALRRAMAVANEVPQLSVVGIAGPGDACYDWRKTKATLIPIAREIPDVKLCISTNGLALPEHVDELVDMNVGHVTITINMVDPKIGTKIYPWIFYDGRRYNGIDASRILHERQMLGLEMLAERGILIKVNSVMIPGVNDEHLIDVNKWVKDRGAFMHNVMPLISEPTHGTFYGMNDQRCPTPSELIALRDRLEGDTKVMRHCRQCRADAVGLLSDDRANEFKISQLPAEATNDSGKRNAYRKLIERERRAQTLEARGAATSVSGPSDELLLIAVTTKGGGRVNEHFGHAQELQIFSVCQKGIGLIGHLKIDPYCLGGWGEEATLNSIINALEGLDLLICSQIGKGPTNKLARRGVRATGAYGGSYIEQAIDAHYSAVLHDDALAAAT
- a CDS encoding ABC transporter permease, which encodes MSGDSVTALPGGSLNWIAVWRRNYLAWKKAALASLLGHLAEPLIYLFGLGAGLGVMVGRVGGVSYTAFLAAGMVATSAMTAATFETIYAAFGRMEGQRTWEAMLYTQLRLGDIVLGEMAWAATKAALAGAGIGVVAAALGYTQWLSLLYALPVIALTGLAFASLGMVVTALAPSYDYFIFYQTLVITPILFLSGAVFPVDQLPIVFQTAARFLPLSHSIDLIRPIMLGHPVVDVCLHVGALCIYIVIPFFLSTALLRRRLLR
- the tnpA gene encoding IS66-like element accessory protein TnpA, whose amino-acid sequence is MDEGQKLAVRLVGRNGRRRFDPGSKDRLVAACLEPGASVSKLARVHGVNANLVWKWIRKHTQAHPLSPSSSSAFIPVQIAAPSSEFDIEMPATDREERLPTTERSGPLTSPAKVSASLPNGVRLTLECSDLNALTAIIGALGHV
- a CDS encoding peptidase S14, which gives rise to MTTIVYDAKIRRMASDSRAFSGSSHPIGAKRKIHRIEAGKYKGSLLGVSSTVPGMNEFVTQWVTGGMSKEAFGTNEPDFEALLVKVDGSRFFFNNSIYPSGPIEADFIAIGSGCAYALGAFRAGADMLGAVNVAIECDPFSEPPIVTLQLDTSDANQPSKIGRVVRLFRKYRGTATQ